A stretch of the Nothobranchius furzeri strain GRZ-AD chromosome 5, NfurGRZ-RIMD1, whole genome shotgun sequence genome encodes the following:
- the LOC139069911 gene encoding threonylcarbamoyl-AMP synthase-like has translation MRNVYPGGISCIVSKGDWLFRLGVGPAYDRVGTRDSIMIRVPDHTVTCHLCDITGPLAITSANPSGESDSTHHSMVINRLGHKIQGVLCDGDSNEVVASTVVNCLRIDEGKGP, from the exons ATGAGGAATGTGTATCCTGGAGGCATCAGCTGCATTGTCAGCAAAGGAGACTGGCTTTTCAGACTAG GAGTTGGACCTGCTTATGACCGTGTTGGTACCAGAGACAGCATCATGATCCGTGTCCCAGACCACACCGTGACCTGCCACCTATGTGACATCACTGGACCCCTGGCCATAACATCAGCCAATCCCAGTGGAGAATCAGACAGCACCCACCACAGCATGGTCATTAA TCGACTGGGACACAAGATCCAAGGAGTACTTTGTGATGGTGACTCGAATGAAGTAGTTGCTTCAactgtggtcaactgtctgaggaTTGATGAAGGTAAGGGGCCATGA